Proteins from a single region of Primulina tabacum isolate GXHZ01 chromosome 5, ASM2559414v2, whole genome shotgun sequence:
- the LOC142544215 gene encoding early nodulin-like protein 5 gives MREIHNLQLVGLWKSSTVGFRYQKDSVLEVTQEEYEKCRSSHPIFFSNNGNTLFTLDRPGLFYFISGVSGHCERGLKMIIKVLELEPITPPANQSLSSPSSASSNALGFAASGFMLVLVFMVL, from the coding sequence ATGCGAGAAATCCATAATCTTCAACTGGTCGGCCTTTGGAAATCATCAACTGTAGGGTTCCGGTACCAGAAGGATTCAGTGTTGGAGGTGACACAGGAAGAGTACGAAAAATGCCGATCGTCCCACCCCATATTCTTCTCCAACAACGGCAACACACTCTTCACCCTCGACCGCCCGGGCCTCTTCTACTTCATCAGCGGCGTCTCCGGCCACTGCGAAAGGGGACTCAAGATGATCATAAAAGTACTCGAGCTTGAACCCATCACTCCACCAGCAAATCAATCCTTATCCTCGCCTAGCAGTGCCAGCAGCAATGCCCTTGGTTTTGCTGCTTCTGGGTTCATGCTGGTGCTGGTTTTCATGGTTCTCTAG